The following nucleotide sequence is from Syntrophorhabdus sp..
AACTGCGGGAGCAGCCAGGTCGTCAAAGAGCTCAGTTACGACGAATTCCTTGACGACGAAGAGGCATTCATCACCATGCTAAGGTATGATGAATACAAGAACAAAGGAGCTTAAGGGTCCCGCGGACCGGCGATAGGACCCGCCTGCCCGCTGGAAATAAATGTTGACTTTTACCGGGTTTGGGTGTTTCATATTACCCGGATGCCGCTTGGATCCTGATCTGGACCGAGACGGAAGGCGCGAAGTTACGGTAACCTTCTGATACGAGTTCAGAAGGTTTTTTTGTTTAATGGGAACCACGATGGACAAAATAACCGTACCGGCGCTGAAAGGCATGAAAGGTGAACGCAGGATCACAATGCTCACCGCCTACGACCATCCGACGGCCAGGATACTCGACGATGCCGGCATTGATACAATTCTCGTCGGCGACTCCGTGGGTCCCGTCGTTCTGGGCTATCCCAACACCATCCCCGTTACCATCGATGAGATGATCCATCACACCCGGGCAGTCGCGCGCGGTGTGAAGAGGGCTCTCCTCATAATCGACATGCCCTTCATGTCCTACCAGGAAAGCATCGAACAGGCGAAGCGCAATGCCGGCAGGATGTTCAAGGAAAGCGGCGCCGAGGCGGTGAAGCTGGAGGGCGGTGTCACGATGAGGGACACCATAAGGGCCATCGTCGACATGGACGTGCCGGTCTGCGCGCACATCGGCCTCACCCCGCAGTCCATCCACCGCATGGGCGGATACAAGGTGCAGGGCAAGGGCAAGGATGTGGAAAGGCTCATCGAGGACGCGAAAGCCGTGGA
It contains:
- the panB gene encoding 3-methyl-2-oxobutanoate hydroxymethyltransferase, which encodes MDKITVPALKGMKGERRITMLTAYDHPTARILDDAGIDTILVGDSVGPVVLGYPNTIPVTIDEMIHHTRAVARGVKRALLIIDMPFMSYQESIEQAKRNAGRMFKESGAEAVKLEGGVTMRDTIRAIVDMDVPVCAHIGLTPQSIHRMGGYKVQGKGKDVERLIEDAKAVEAAGAFMVVLECVPRQLAKEITEMLSIPTIGIGAGPDCDGQVLVIHDLLGLLGDFRPKFVKQYRNLTEDIGKAVREYIDEVASGSFPDDSQSFH